A genomic region of Caldicellulosiruptor acetigenus contains the following coding sequences:
- a CDS encoding serine hydrolase domain-containing protein gives MARFDDLSRLLNSFVENGLPGCACAIAKNGEILWEGYFGYADLERKIPINETSVFRLASMTKIIICTAALILYERGKYLLSDPVYEYIPEYKETYVYVRDKKGNVRIEKTKNPILIKHAFTMTLGLPYPFRDSPTAIEMRKVKEELTKKYGKYDIVTEAKAMATVPLEFEPGTRWLYGYGHDIVAALIQIISGKKVSEFLREEIFEPLGMNDTGYRYFGDIENRMVSCYKRNEDGTFEKVKGMLDEFHQPDAVYEAGGAGLFSTVRDYLKFSQMLANGGVYKGQKIIGRKTIDLMRTNQLNRRQLLDFNKNNIYLSGYGYGLGVRTLMSINESNFNSSIGEFGWTGALGTYVSIDPSEGFSLVYMHQMIPNMEEYYHLRVRSVAYGCL, from the coding sequence ATGGCAAGATTTGATGATTTATCAAGGTTATTAAATAGCTTTGTAGAAAACGGTTTGCCGGGTTGTGCATGTGCTATAGCAAAGAATGGAGAAATTCTGTGGGAAGGATATTTTGGTTATGCAGATTTAGAAAGAAAAATACCCATAAATGAAACTAGCGTTTTTAGATTAGCCTCAATGACCAAAATTATAATTTGTACTGCTGCTTTGATACTTTATGAAAGAGGGAAGTATCTTTTAAGTGATCCGGTTTATGAGTATATACCGGAATATAAAGAAACATATGTATATGTAAGGGATAAAAAGGGTAATGTACGAATAGAAAAAACAAAAAATCCTATACTTATAAAACATGCTTTTACTATGACGTTAGGTTTACCATATCCTTTCAGAGACTCTCCCACAGCAATTGAAATGAGAAAAGTAAAAGAAGAGTTGACAAAAAAATATGGGAAATATGATATAGTTACTGAAGCAAAGGCTATGGCTACAGTACCTCTTGAATTTGAACCGGGAACACGATGGTTGTATGGATATGGGCATGATATAGTGGCAGCATTGATACAAATAATATCTGGCAAAAAAGTAAGTGAATTTTTGCGTGAAGAAATTTTTGAGCCTTTAGGAATGAATGATACTGGATATCGTTATTTTGGTGACATAGAAAATAGAATGGTTTCCTGCTATAAAAGAAATGAAGATGGAACGTTTGAAAAAGTTAAAGGGATGTTAGATGAATTTCATCAACCTGATGCAGTATATGAAGCAGGAGGAGCAGGTCTTTTTTCTACAGTAAGGGATTATTTAAAATTTTCGCAAATGCTTGCTAACGGGGGAGTTTATAAAGGACAAAAGATAATTGGTAGAAAAACTATCGATTTAATGAGGACCAATCAATTAAATAGAAGACAGTTGTTAGATTTTAACAAAAATAATATTTACTTATCAGGATATGGATATGGTTTAGGCGTGAGGACTCTTATGAGTATTAATGAGAGTAACTTTAACAGTTCTATTGGTGAGTTTGGATGGACAGGTGCACTTGGAACTTATGTTTCAATTGATCCGAGTGAAGGTTTTTCTTTAGTATATATGCATCAGATGATACCGAATATGGAGGAATACTATCATCTAAGAGTAAGGTCAGTTGCTTATGGTTGTTTGTAA
- a CDS encoding carboxylesterase/lipase family protein codes for MLRRAVTENGIVEGLPASDPRITVFKGIPFAAPPVGELRWKPPQPCKDWKGVLKAYTFAPISIQATPGLDPNNIYTKEWHVDPDIPMSEDCLYLNIWTPAKHPDEKLPVMIWFFGGGLQVGYTSEMEFDGERIARRGIVFVSVNYRLNVFGFFAHPQISEENKNGPKANFGLLDQLAGIEWVRRNISAFGGDPNNITIFGQSAGGGCVTAHITSPVSKGLFQRAIIQSGGGFAPRFNQGYPDLSEAEKIGEEFFKFLGVKSLDEARRIDARIIFEKSEEFGHRWGFVKDGFYIVDDPVKLIIKDNWHKIPLIIGHTANEFVEEPNVETIEEFKEYAYKRFGEDAEEYIRLCNVDNNDIVQIRKKGAINMFEIGNLMWCEHNAKTKDTTIYCYCFDPEIPGDDAGSFHSSELWFVFETLAKCWRPFVGKHYDLARQMCNYWTNFAKKGDPNGNDADGTPMPEWRPYTEEEAFVMLFGDKPCKDPNRPTELMKFMVRHLFKKLKID; via the coding sequence ATGTTAAGAAGAGCAGTTACAGAAAATGGAATAGTAGAAGGGCTTCCTGCATCTGACCCGAGGATAACTGTTTTCAAAGGGATTCCTTTTGCAGCACCTCCAGTAGGTGAATTGAGATGGAAACCTCCGCAACCGTGCAAAGATTGGAAGGGTGTTCTCAAGGCTTACACATTCGCACCAATTTCAATTCAGGCAACGCCAGGATTAGATCCAAATAATATTTACACGAAAGAGTGGCATGTTGATCCTGACATTCCTATGAGTGAAGACTGCTTGTATTTAAATATTTGGACACCTGCAAAACACCCTGATGAAAAATTACCTGTAATGATTTGGTTTTTTGGTGGAGGATTACAGGTTGGTTATACTTCAGAAATGGAGTTTGATGGAGAGCGCATAGCAAGAAGAGGAATAGTATTTGTAAGTGTAAACTATCGATTGAATGTATTTGGCTTTTTTGCACATCCTCAGATTTCAGAGGAGAATAAAAATGGACCAAAGGCTAATTTTGGATTATTAGACCAACTGGCAGGAATTGAATGGGTAAGACGCAACATTTCAGCATTTGGAGGGGATCCAAATAATATTACTATATTTGGCCAATCTGCTGGTGGCGGTTGTGTTACTGCTCATATCACATCACCTGTTAGTAAAGGTTTATTTCAAAGAGCCATCATTCAAAGTGGAGGAGGGTTTGCTCCACGTTTTAACCAGGGATATCCTGATTTGAGTGAAGCCGAAAAAATAGGAGAAGAGTTTTTTAAGTTTTTAGGTGTAAAAAGTTTGGACGAGGCAAGAAGAATAGATGCAAGGATTATATTTGAGAAATCCGAAGAATTTGGGCATAGATGGGGATTTGTGAAAGATGGATTTTATATAGTTGATGATCCTGTAAAACTTATTATCAAGGACAATTGGCACAAAATACCTCTGATCATAGGGCATACAGCAAATGAATTTGTGGAGGAACCCAATGTTGAAACAATAGAGGAATTCAAAGAGTATGCTTACAAAAGGTTTGGAGAGGATGCAGAAGAGTATATAAGGCTTTGTAACGTTGATAATAATGATATTGTACAGATCAGGAAAAAAGGCGCAATTAACATGTTTGAGATAGGGAATCTGATGTGGTGTGAGCACAATGCCAAGACAAAGGATACAACAATTTACTGTTATTGCTTTGATCCGGAGATACCAGGCGATGATGCAGGCTCTTTTCACTCTTCTGAATTGTGGTTTGTATTTGAAACCTTAGCAAAGTGTTGGAGACCTTTTGTAGGCAAACATTATGATTTAGCTCGACAAATGTGTAACTATTGGACAAATTTTGCTAAAAAGGGTGATCCTAATGGAAATGATGCAGATGGAACTCCAATGCCAGAGTGGAGACCTTATACTGAAGAGGAAGCATTTGTAATGTTGTTTGGGGACAAACCATGTAAAGATCCAAACAGGCCAACTGAACTTATGAAGTTTATGGTGAGACATCTTTTTAAAAAGTTAAAAATAGATTAA
- a CDS encoding NAD(P)-dependent alcohol dehydrogenase → METMKAVVLEKPKVLKMEIRNRPVIMEDEVLVAVKCVGICGSDIHYYEHGKIGNYVVEKPLILGHEASGEVISIGRNVKKFNVGDKVVIEPGVTCGKCEYCKSGRYNLCPDVKFLATPPVDGALCEYLAVKEDYLFKIPDNIEYDVATLVEPLSVGIHGAIRGNVKLGDNVLILGLGPVGLLTILAVKAFGASQIIAVDVQPLRLNAANELGATHIINAKDSNYKQLILEATQNVGPDVTFETAGSKETSRLAFEITKRGGRIVLIGLLPDNEVSVNINSIVDNEYNIYGVFRYANTYRKAIDVLSNNLEKVKKLITHRFKFDEATEAFEFVRENKDKCIKAVITV, encoded by the coding sequence GTGGAAACGATGAAGGCTGTTGTTTTGGAAAAACCAAAAGTTTTAAAAATGGAAATAAGGAATAGACCTGTGATTATGGAGGATGAAGTATTAGTCGCTGTCAAATGTGTAGGGATTTGTGGTTCTGATATTCATTATTACGAACATGGGAAAATAGGTAATTATGTAGTGGAAAAACCATTAATTTTGGGTCATGAAGCAAGTGGAGAAGTTATTAGTATAGGGAGGAATGTGAAAAAATTTAATGTTGGAGATAAAGTAGTTATTGAACCTGGAGTGACTTGTGGGAAATGTGAATATTGTAAGAGTGGACGATATAATCTATGTCCTGATGTTAAGTTTTTGGCTACACCACCTGTTGATGGAGCATTATGTGAATATTTAGCGGTAAAAGAAGATTATTTATTTAAAATTCCTGATAACATCGAATATGATGTTGCAACTTTAGTTGAACCTTTGTCAGTTGGTATTCATGGTGCTATAAGAGGTAATGTAAAACTTGGAGATAATGTTTTAATTTTAGGTTTGGGGCCAGTTGGGTTGTTAACTATTTTAGCAGTGAAAGCTTTTGGAGCGAGTCAAATAATTGCTGTAGATGTCCAACCTCTAAGATTGAATGCTGCAAATGAATTAGGTGCTACTCATATAATAAATGCTAAAGACAGCAATTATAAACAATTAATACTTGAAGCGACACAAAATGTAGGCCCAGATGTAACTTTTGAGACAGCTGGTTCTAAAGAAACGAGCAGATTAGCATTTGAAATAACTAAACGAGGTGGAAGAATAGTTTTAATAGGGTTATTGCCAGACAACGAAGTATCAGTTAATATAAATTCTATAGTTGATAATGAGTATAACATTTATGGTGTTTTTAGATATGCAAATACTTACAGAAAAGCAATTGATGTTTTATCAAATAATTTAGAAAAGGTTAAAAAGTTAATAACTCATAGATTTAAGTTCGATGAAGCAACTGAAGCATTTGAATTTGTGAGAGAAAACAAAGACAAGTGCATTAAAGCGGTAATTACAGTATAG